The following are from one region of the Methanospirillum hungatei genome:
- a CDS encoding glycine betaine ABC transporter substrate-binding protein has translation MKLTKVFPIVFLGVVLTGCILLCGCTGEQSAQVQKGKIIGIEPGAGIMQKTEDAIQDYGLDYTLVSSSSAGMASELTKAINSGKWIVVTGWTPHWKFARFNLKYLDDPKGIYGGEEYIGALARKGFETDNPGAYGILSRFSWTSDEMASVMLAIEDGKSPESAADEYIAAHPDQVSSWIGSVKGNGELVTVGYVLWDSEIASTNVLKKVLEQAGYTVKLVAVDAGPLYQAVSTGDVDCTISAWLPTTQSTYMEKYRDNLVEVRKVLTGAKVGLVVPDYVTISSIDELNSVKDKFQ, from the coding sequence ATGAAATTGACAAAAGTATTTCCAATCGTATTTTTAGGAGTAGTACTAACCGGGTGTATCCTGCTTTGTGGGTGCACCGGAGAACAGTCAGCACAGGTGCAGAAGGGTAAGATCATCGGGATTGAACCCGGTGCAGGTATTATGCAGAAGACTGAAGATGCCATTCAGGACTATGGGCTTGATTACACGCTTGTCTCCAGTAGTAGTGCGGGAATGGCATCAGAGCTTACGAAGGCCATCAATTCAGGAAAATGGATTGTTGTAACCGGTTGGACTCCTCACTGGAAATTTGCACGGTTTAACCTGAAATATCTTGACGATCCCAAGGGGATTTACGGCGGAGAAGAGTATATCGGTGCTCTTGCACGAAAAGGATTTGAAACCGACAATCCTGGTGCGTATGGTATTCTTTCCCGGTTTTCATGGACATCAGATGAGATGGCATCTGTCATGCTGGCAATAGAGGATGGAAAATCACCAGAAAGTGCAGCTGACGAGTATATTGCAGCCCATCCGGATCAGGTCTCTTCGTGGATTGGTTCTGTAAAAGGCAACGGAGAACTTGTGACCGTCGGATATGTTCTGTGGGATTCAGAGATTGCTAGTACGAATGTGCTCAAGAAGGTGCTTGAACAGGCAGGGTATACCGTGAAACTGGTCGCCGTTGATGCTGGTCCTCTGTATCAGGCTGTTTCGACAGGAGATGTGGATTGTACCATTTCAGCATGGCTTCCAACGACCCAGTCGACCTATATGGAAAAGTACAGGGATAACCTTGTTGAGGTCAGAAAGGTTCTCACCGGAGCAAAAGTCGGGCTTGTCGTGCCTGATTATGTGACCATCAGTTCAATTGATGAACTGAACAGTGTGAAGGATAAATTCCAGTAA
- a CDS encoding ABC transporter permease translates to MTVSPFPRLPLGTAIEDLVTWISTNLGWLLDGITDILTELTNTIQSFLSSIPPPVLILIIAIISFALKFRGRSQKKSNYKRFLESIDLPVLCVAGLLLIWDLDLWDSSMETLALVIVSTIVSLVIGIPIGIIASHSDRFNQIIRIFLDFMQTMPSFVYLIPAVIFFGLGNVPGVIATVVFAMPPTIRLTNLGIRQIPKELIEVSDAFGATMAQKLIKVELPVALPTIMAGVNQCIMLALSMTVIASMIGAGGLGYQVLYGIQRVDIGSGFEAGLAIVIIAIILDRLSQNLIPVRESRRS, encoded by the coding sequence ATGACGGTTTCTCCATTTCCCAGATTACCCCTTGGAACAGCGATTGAGGATCTGGTTACCTGGATCAGTACGAATCTTGGCTGGCTTTTGGATGGGATAACTGATATCCTCACTGAACTGACAAATACAATTCAGAGCTTTCTGAGTAGTATCCCACCGCCGGTTCTGATCCTTATTATTGCCATCATCTCCTTTGCGTTAAAATTCAGGGGAAGATCTCAGAAGAAATCGAATTACAAACGGTTTCTAGAATCAATTGACCTTCCCGTTCTTTGTGTGGCTGGTCTTTTGCTCATCTGGGATCTTGATTTATGGGATTCTTCAATGGAAACCCTCGCTCTTGTTATCGTTTCAACGATTGTATCCCTGGTGATAGGAATTCCTATTGGCATCATTGCGTCTCATTCAGATCGGTTTAACCAGATAATCCGTATTTTTTTGGATTTTATGCAAACAATGCCCTCTTTTGTGTATCTCATTCCTGCGGTCATATTCTTTGGTCTTGGGAATGTTCCTGGTGTCATTGCTACAGTTGTTTTTGCTATGCCACCGACGATCAGGCTGACAAATTTGGGAATCAGACAGATACCAAAGGAATTGATAGAGGTGTCAGATGCGTTTGGTGCAACCATGGCACAAAAACTCATAAAAGTTGAATTGCCTGTTGCACTGCCGACAATCATGGCCGGTGTAAACCAGTGTATAATGCTTGCCCTTTCAATGACCGTCATCGCCTCCATGATTGGTGCAGGGGGGCTTGGGTACCAGGTGTTGTACGGAATTCAGCGTGTGGATATTGGATCCGGGTTTGAAGCCGGTCTTGCGATTGTAATTATTGCAATCATTCTTGACCGACTGAGTCAGAATCTGATTCCGGTACGGGAATCACGACGATCATAG
- a CDS encoding quaternary amine ABC transporter ATP-binding protein: MIIPSLINNLGPIIEVRNLTKIFGPRPLKTLSHLQRGCSVKEIREKTGHIVALQNISFSVQKGEIFVLMGLSGCGKSTLLRCLNRLIEPTTGEVFLDGDDIVSASADQMKSIRRKRMSMVFQSFALLPHRNILENIAFGLEIQGMPYEERVQEAKKSLDLVGLSGYEYSYPDQLSGGMQQRVGLARALASSPDILLMDEAFSALDPIIRRDMQNELLDIQDRLEKTIIFVSHDLDEALKLGSRIALMKAGEIIQIGTPEEILTKPKNEFVERFVEDVDLSRVLTAKDVMKAPDPMIHVTSGPHVALRMMQEAGISTLFVVGKNRELKGIITADDALQAGKEGLPLLDIVIPDVVSIHHDTPVSEIIPVIAESRFPLAVINEEKKLKGVIVRGSVLAALGRSGGTE; this comes from the coding sequence ATGATTATTCCATCTCTGATAAATAATCTGGGTCCTATTATCGAAGTTAGAAATCTGACCAAGATTTTTGGACCAAGACCCCTGAAAACTCTGTCTCATCTCCAAAGAGGATGTTCGGTCAAAGAAATTCGTGAAAAGACCGGTCACATCGTTGCATTACAAAATATTTCTTTTTCAGTTCAAAAAGGGGAGATATTTGTTCTGATGGGCCTTTCAGGTTGTGGAAAATCAACACTTCTCCGATGCCTGAACCGGCTTATTGAACCGACAACCGGGGAGGTTTTTCTTGATGGAGATGATATTGTTTCCGCTTCAGCAGACCAGATGAAATCAATCCGAAGAAAACGGATGAGCATGGTTTTTCAAAGCTTTGCTCTTCTTCCCCATAGAAATATTCTGGAAAACATTGCATTTGGTCTCGAAATTCAGGGTATGCCATATGAGGAACGGGTCCAGGAAGCAAAGAAATCCCTGGATCTTGTAGGTTTATCCGGATATGAGTATTCCTATCCGGATCAGCTCTCTGGAGGAATGCAGCAGCGGGTAGGGCTTGCCCGGGCTCTTGCAAGTTCACCAGATATTTTACTCATGGATGAAGCGTTTTCCGCCCTTGATCCCATTATTCGACGTGATATGCAAAATGAACTGCTTGACATACAGGATCGTCTTGAAAAGACCATCATTTTTGTCTCGCATGATCTTGATGAAGCATTGAAACTGGGATCCAGGATTGCCCTGATGAAAGCAGGCGAAATCATCCAGATCGGTACACCTGAAGAGATCCTCACGAAACCCAAAAACGAATTTGTTGAACGGTTTGTTGAGGATGTGGATCTCTCACGGGTTCTTACGGCAAAGGATGTCATGAAAGCCCCGGATCCCATGATTCATGTTACTTCAGGCCCTCATGTGGCATTACGAATGATGCAGGAAGCCGGGATTTCCACATTATTTGTTGTCGGAAAAAACCGGGAACTCAAAGGTATTATCACGGCAGATGATGCATTACAGGCAGGAAAAGAAGGCTTGCCTCTTTTGGACATTGTTATCCCTGATGTTGTGTCCATCCATCACGATACCCCGGTTTCAGAGATCATCCCGGTGATTGCAGAAAGCCGGTTTCCTTTGGCCGTGATTAATGAAGAGAAGAAATTAAAAGGTGTCATCGTCAGGGGATCAGTTCTTGCTGCTCTTGGCAGGTCAGGAGGAACTGAATGA